One genomic segment of Arthrobacter sp. JZ12 includes these proteins:
- a CDS encoding DUF559 domain-containing protein: MAVLRRAGGVARTQTLRDSGVSKRQIAGFVARGQIVRLRSGVLALPDAPADIRTALVNNGLLTCASAAHYYQLWCLTPPSRLHLSCLHGRGSGYANHRERTVPVHPYLPLVGVVDVLVHALQCLPPVEAAAMVECSLRRGDTVRHFLQERLQGDRNGRARAALDLVTGCADSAIEVVARVLFRGAGFHVETQVPIDGVGRVDFLLEGFLVVEIDGAAFHSDRRALRRDLIRNNRTILGGYLVLRYSYEDIMFHQEDVLAEVRAVLSGRVVR, encoded by the coding sequence ATGGCAGTGCTGCGACGTGCAGGCGGTGTGGCGCGAACCCAAACGCTTAGAGATTCCGGGGTCAGTAAACGACAGATTGCTGGTTTCGTTGCGCGTGGGCAGATCGTGCGGCTGCGCTCCGGAGTGCTGGCGCTTCCCGATGCTCCGGCAGATATCCGGACGGCACTGGTGAACAACGGTCTTCTTACCTGTGCGTCTGCTGCCCACTACTACCAGCTGTGGTGTCTGACGCCTCCATCCCGGCTTCACCTGAGTTGCCTGCACGGGCGGGGGAGCGGCTATGCCAATCACCGCGAACGAACAGTTCCAGTTCACCCCTACCTTCCCCTGGTTGGTGTGGTGGATGTGCTGGTACACGCGCTGCAGTGCCTTCCGCCGGTCGAAGCAGCAGCGATGGTGGAGTGCTCGCTCCGACGAGGTGACACGGTGCGGCACTTTCTGCAGGAGCGGCTGCAGGGTGACCGGAATGGGCGGGCTCGGGCCGCACTCGACCTGGTGACCGGGTGCGCCGATTCTGCCATTGAGGTGGTAGCCCGTGTGCTCTTCCGGGGCGCGGGCTTTCACGTGGAGACACAGGTGCCGATCGACGGCGTGGGGCGGGTCGACTTCCTGCTCGAGGGATTTCTGGTGGTGGAGATCGACGGCGCTGCCTTCCACTCAGACCGCCGAGCGCTCCGCCGCGACCTGATCCGCAACAACAGGACCATCCTGGGCGGCTATCTGGTCCTGCGCTACAGCTACGAGGACATCATGTTCCACCAGGAGGACGTCCTTGCTGAGGTACGCGCGGTCCTCTCCGGGCGAGTCGTTCGCTAA
- the nirB gene encoding nitrite reductase large subunit NirB — protein MTSETTQQILVVGGGPAAHRFVEAMVSRGLDGFAITVLTEESWLPYDRVALSQALLADVELTLGDATMWEHPAVTLATGSRAVSLDREARTVTTEAGDVYPYDQLVLATGSNAARLPLPGMDAAHVYRTVDDVRALRGEVTRLTAEYGRTIDAVVIGGGLLGLEAAGGMQTLGAKAAVINGADWLMNTQLDQGGGQALDRLITAKGLTVHGGVFPSGFVVEDGRMVGVDMADGRRIPADLVVVAVGVRPRDELPREAGMEMGPRGGVVVNEACATEDPNIWAIGEVACFGGMCLGLVAPANTMAEIVADRINGGSATFPGFDTATKLKLSGVEVASFGDAFAKAEHSLEIVYADPARGLYQKLVVTDDAKTLLGGIFVGDASPYTALRPLLGRELSAEPGAYLSASGAGEAPDTELPDDAILCSCNNVSAGSIRDAVNGCGTCEGSEPVRELAPLKGCTKAGTGCGSCVPMLKKLLEGELKKSGIEVSKALCEHFTMSRPELFEAVRVLELDSFEGIIERFGVPEAGAVGCDICKPVVASILASQRAEYVLDGGRGILQDTNDRALANMQKNGTYSVVPRIPGGEITPEKLGVIAKVAQDFNLYTKITGGQRIDMFGARLEELPEIWKILVDAGFESGQAYGKSLRTVKSCVGSTWCRFGVQDSVAMAIHLELRYRGLRSPHKLKFGVSGCARECAEARGKDIGVIATSDGWNLYVGGNGGATPAHAQLLAKDLDDDTLIKYIDRYLMYYIRTADRLQRTAAWQAELDGGLNHVEDVIINDSLGIAEDLESAMARHVDNYEDEWAATLKDPERLRRFRSFVNAPHEKDDWIANVPERGQIRPATDEERAAAQAGTGPVLLGAGIPVRPGAETPAPATATEAAK, from the coding sequence ATGACATCCGAGACAACGCAACAGATCCTCGTCGTAGGCGGCGGGCCGGCTGCCCACCGATTCGTTGAAGCGATGGTTTCGCGCGGCCTGGACGGCTTCGCCATCACCGTCCTTACCGAGGAGTCCTGGCTCCCCTATGACCGGGTTGCGCTGAGCCAGGCCCTGCTCGCCGACGTGGAGCTCACCCTCGGCGACGCAACCATGTGGGAGCACCCGGCGGTCACCTTGGCTACCGGGTCCCGCGCGGTCTCCCTTGACCGCGAAGCACGTACGGTCACCACAGAGGCCGGCGATGTCTACCCCTACGACCAGCTGGTCCTCGCCACCGGCTCCAATGCGGCCCGCCTTCCGCTGCCGGGCATGGATGCCGCGCATGTCTACCGAACGGTCGACGACGTACGTGCCCTCCGCGGCGAGGTCACCCGCCTGACTGCCGAGTACGGCCGCACCATCGACGCCGTTGTCATCGGCGGCGGCCTGCTGGGCCTTGAGGCGGCCGGCGGCATGCAGACGCTTGGGGCGAAGGCCGCGGTCATCAATGGTGCGGACTGGCTCATGAACACTCAGCTGGATCAGGGCGGCGGGCAGGCGCTCGACCGCCTGATCACCGCCAAGGGCCTGACCGTCCACGGCGGCGTCTTCCCCTCCGGATTCGTGGTCGAGGACGGGCGCATGGTCGGCGTCGACATGGCCGACGGCCGGCGCATCCCCGCCGACCTCGTCGTGGTCGCCGTCGGCGTCCGCCCCCGTGACGAGCTCCCCCGCGAGGCGGGCATGGAGATGGGGCCGCGCGGCGGCGTCGTCGTGAATGAGGCCTGCGCCACCGAGGACCCGAACATCTGGGCCATCGGCGAGGTGGCCTGTTTCGGCGGCATGTGTCTGGGCCTCGTGGCGCCGGCGAACACCATGGCGGAGATCGTCGCCGACCGCATCAACGGCGGCTCCGCAACCTTTCCCGGCTTCGACACCGCCACCAAGCTCAAGCTCTCCGGTGTTGAGGTGGCCAGCTTCGGCGACGCCTTCGCCAAGGCCGAGCACAGCCTCGAGATCGTGTACGCGGACCCCGCCCGCGGCCTGTACCAGAAGCTCGTGGTCACCGACGACGCCAAGACCCTCCTGGGCGGCATCTTCGTCGGCGATGCGTCCCCCTACACGGCGCTGCGTCCGCTGCTCGGCCGTGAGCTGAGCGCCGAGCCGGGGGCTTACCTCTCCGCGTCAGGCGCAGGCGAAGCACCGGACACCGAACTTCCCGACGACGCAATCCTCTGCTCCTGCAACAACGTCTCCGCCGGCTCGATCCGCGACGCCGTCAACGGCTGCGGCACCTGCGAAGGCTCCGAGCCGGTCCGTGAACTGGCCCCGCTCAAGGGCTGCACCAAGGCCGGCACCGGCTGCGGCTCCTGCGTGCCGATGCTCAAGAAGCTCCTCGAAGGCGAACTGAAGAAGAGCGGCATCGAGGTCTCGAAGGCGCTCTGCGAGCACTTCACGATGTCCCGCCCCGAGCTCTTCGAGGCGGTCCGGGTCCTGGAACTCGACAGCTTCGAGGGCATCATCGAGCGGTTCGGCGTTCCGGAAGCCGGCGCGGTGGGCTGCGACATCTGCAAGCCGGTGGTCGCGTCCATCCTCGCCTCGCAGCGCGCCGAGTACGTGCTCGACGGCGGCCGCGGCATCCTGCAGGACACCAACGACCGCGCGTTGGCCAACATGCAAAAGAACGGCACCTACTCGGTGGTCCCCCGCATTCCCGGCGGCGAGATCACCCCGGAGAAGCTCGGCGTGATCGCGAAGGTGGCGCAGGACTTCAACCTGTACACCAAGATCACGGGCGGCCAGCGCATCGATATGTTCGGAGCCCGGCTGGAGGAGCTGCCCGAAATCTGGAAGATTCTGGTGGACGCCGGGTTCGAATCCGGCCAGGCCTACGGCAAGAGCCTGCGGACCGTGAAGTCCTGCGTCGGCTCCACCTGGTGCCGCTTCGGCGTGCAGGATTCGGTGGCCATGGCCATCCACCTGGAACTTCGCTACCGCGGCCTGCGCAGCCCGCACAAGCTCAAGTTCGGCGTCTCCGGCTGCGCCCGCGAATGCGCCGAAGCCCGCGGTAAGGACATCGGCGTCATCGCCACCTCCGACGGCTGGAACCTCTACGTCGGCGGCAACGGCGGCGCGACGCCGGCACACGCCCAGCTCCTGGCGAAGGACCTCGACGACGACACGCTGATCAAGTACATCGACCGCTACCTCATGTACTACATCCGCACCGCGGACCGGCTGCAGCGCACGGCGGCCTGGCAGGCGGAGCTCGACGGCGGCCTGAATCACGTTGAGGATGTCATCATCAACGACTCCCTCGGTATCGCCGAAGACCTCGAATCCGCGATGGCGCGCCACGTGGACAACTACGAGGACGAGTGGGCAGCCACCCTCAAGGATCCCGAGCGCCTGCGCCGGTTCCGCTCCTTCGTCAACGCACCACACGAGAAAGACGATTGGATCGCCAACGTCCCCGAACGCGGCCAGATCCGGCCCGCCACTGACGAAGAGCGCGCCGCGGCGCAGGCCGGCACCGGCCCCGTACTGCTCGGCGCGGGCATCCCCGTCCGCCCGGGAGCAGAGACTCCCGCTCCCGCCACCGCCACAGAAGCAGCGAAGTGA
- a CDS encoding purine-nucleoside phosphorylase — translation MIDDSTADPFDLARAAADHIAQATEVPAHDIALVLGSGWGEAAELIGETTHTLKAADIPGFTAPAVAGHVGTVRSILTPAGKRALVLGARTHYYEGRGVRAVVHGVRTAAAAGAKTLVLTNGCGGLQERWAPGTPVLISDHINLTATSPLEGATFVDLTDLYSSRLRQLAREVDPSLDEGVYAQFTGPHYETPAEVQYAKRIGADLVGMSTALEAIAARHAGMEVFGMSLVTNLAAGISPVPLSHAEVLEAGQAAGPRISRLLADIIGRL, via the coding sequence GTGATTGACGACTCCACTGCGGACCCGTTCGACCTCGCACGCGCTGCGGCAGACCATATCGCCCAGGCAACCGAAGTCCCGGCACACGACATCGCCCTCGTTCTCGGCTCGGGCTGGGGTGAGGCGGCCGAGCTGATCGGCGAGACCACCCACACGCTCAAGGCCGCGGACATTCCAGGCTTCACCGCCCCCGCCGTCGCGGGCCATGTGGGAACCGTCCGCTCGATCCTCACTCCCGCCGGCAAGCGCGCCCTTGTGCTCGGCGCGCGCACTCATTATTACGAGGGCCGCGGCGTCCGCGCCGTCGTCCACGGCGTACGTACGGCAGCTGCCGCCGGCGCCAAGACGCTGGTGCTCACCAACGGTTGCGGCGGTCTCCAGGAGCGCTGGGCGCCCGGCACGCCGGTCCTGATCAGCGACCACATCAACCTCACCGCCACGTCGCCGCTCGAGGGTGCCACCTTCGTTGATCTCACCGACCTCTACTCCTCCCGCCTGCGCCAACTGGCCCGCGAAGTGGACCCGAGCCTCGACGAGGGCGTCTACGCCCAGTTCACCGGCCCCCACTACGAGACGCCCGCGGAAGTCCAGTACGCCAAGCGGATCGGTGCGGACCTGGTCGGCATGTCCACCGCCCTGGAGGCGATCGCCGCACGCCACGCCGGAATGGAGGTCTTCGGCATGTCGCTCGTGACCAACCTCGCGGCAGGCATCAGCCCGGTGCCGCTGAGCCACGCGGAGGTGCTCGAAGCCGGCCAGGCAGCCGGCCCGCGCATCTCCCGCCTGCTCGCCGACATCATCGGCAGGCTGTGA
- the nirD gene encoding nitrite reductase small subunit NirD, which produces MTLQLDHTPVIDSVTTTDGSWYPICRLDDLELCWGEAALIHGRQVALFRVSSTEVFAVSHRDPVSGSQVMARGIVGSKGQRFTITSPLHKEVYFLDSGEPVAGTGTALRSFPTRVIDGTVEVLV; this is translated from the coding sequence ATGACTTTGCAACTCGACCACACACCGGTAATTGATTCAGTAACGACTACTGACGGCAGCTGGTATCCCATCTGCCGGCTCGATGACCTTGAGCTCTGCTGGGGCGAGGCGGCGCTTATTCACGGGCGCCAGGTGGCTCTCTTCCGGGTGAGCTCAACCGAGGTCTTCGCGGTTTCGCACAGGGACCCCGTGAGCGGTTCACAGGTGATGGCACGCGGAATCGTGGGCTCGAAGGGCCAACGGTTCACCATCACCTCGCCGCTGCACAAGGAGGTCTACTTTCTGGACTCCGGCGAACCCGTAGCGGGAACAGGGACGGCGCTACGCAGTTTCCCGACGCGGGTAATCGACGGAACGGTGGAAGTGCTCGTCTAG
- a CDS encoding NAD(P)H-quinone dehydrogenase — protein sequence MTSQLDFSALRIAILGGGPGGYEAAMVAASLGATVTIVERNGLGGSAVLTDVVPSKTLIATADTMARVANAHNLGVKFDDATAAYADFAQVNERLLNLAANQSGDITAALERVGVKIIIGSGRLLDNHKLEVETDAGTTTVEADAILLAVGAHPRELPTAVPDGERIFNWKQIYNLTEVPEHLIVIGSGVTGAEFASAYHGLGADVTLISSRDRVLPGEDQDAAEVLENVFRARGMTVLSKSRAEGVERRGDGVRVTLSDGRTVDGSHCLVAVGAIPNTEGIGLEEAGVAVTETGHIKVDGVSRTTAPNVYAAGDCTGVLALASVAAMQGRIAMAHLMGDTVTPLKLKQVASNIFTAPEIASVGVSEADVESGQYQGDVFKLSLSTNPRAKMMNVKDGFVKIIARKGSGTVIGGVVVAPRASELIFPLALAVTKKLHVDDVANTFTVYPSLTGSISEAARRLHVHL from the coding sequence GTGACGAGTCAACTGGATTTCAGCGCCCTCCGTATCGCGATTCTCGGGGGAGGTCCGGGCGGTTATGAAGCGGCCATGGTTGCCGCCTCACTTGGAGCGACGGTCACCATCGTCGAGCGGAACGGGCTCGGCGGGTCCGCGGTGCTTACCGACGTCGTGCCCTCCAAGACGCTCATCGCCACCGCCGACACCATGGCCCGGGTGGCCAATGCCCACAACCTTGGCGTGAAGTTCGACGACGCAACCGCCGCGTACGCCGACTTCGCCCAGGTGAACGAGCGGCTGCTGAACCTCGCCGCCAACCAGTCCGGCGACATCACGGCCGCCCTCGAGCGGGTCGGCGTGAAGATCATCATCGGATCCGGGCGGCTCCTCGACAACCACAAGCTCGAGGTGGAAACCGACGCCGGCACCACCACCGTAGAGGCGGACGCGATCCTTCTCGCCGTCGGCGCCCATCCGCGCGAGCTCCCGACCGCCGTTCCGGACGGCGAGCGGATCTTCAACTGGAAGCAGATCTACAACCTGACGGAGGTGCCGGAGCACCTGATCGTCATCGGGTCGGGCGTGACCGGTGCGGAGTTCGCGTCGGCGTACCACGGCCTGGGCGCTGACGTGACGCTGATCTCCAGCCGCGACCGTGTGCTCCCCGGCGAGGACCAGGACGCCGCCGAGGTGCTGGAGAACGTCTTCCGGGCACGGGGCATGACCGTGCTCTCGAAGTCCCGGGCCGAGGGCGTGGAGCGGCGCGGCGACGGCGTGCGAGTAACGCTGTCCGACGGCCGCACCGTGGACGGCAGCCACTGCCTCGTGGCAGTGGGCGCCATCCCGAATACGGAGGGGATCGGGCTCGAGGAGGCCGGAGTGGCCGTCACCGAGACCGGGCACATCAAGGTCGACGGCGTTTCCCGCACCACCGCGCCGAACGTGTACGCCGCAGGCGACTGCACCGGCGTGCTGGCGCTCGCCTCGGTAGCTGCAATGCAGGGCCGGATCGCCATGGCGCACCTCATGGGAGACACCGTCACCCCGCTGAAGCTCAAGCAGGTGGCGTCCAACATCTTCACGGCTCCCGAGATCGCGTCCGTGGGCGTGTCCGAGGCCGACGTCGAATCCGGCCAGTACCAGGGTGACGTCTTCAAGCTCTCGCTCAGCACCAACCCGCGCGCCAAGATGATGAACGTCAAGGACGGCTTTGTGAAGATCATTGCCCGCAAGGGGTCGGGGACCGTAATCGGCGGCGTGGTGGTTGCTCCGCGCGCGTCCGAGCTGATCTTCCCGCTGGCGCTCGCCGTCACCAAGAAGCTTCACGTGGACGACGTCGCAAACACCTTCACCGTCTACCCCTCGTTGACCGGGTCCATCTCCGAGGCCGCCCGCCGCCTCCACGTGCACCTCTAG
- a CDS encoding phospho-sugar mutase, protein MDLFTQAREWAAQDPDQETRTELEQLLARAGNDDDAGQAAALQQLEDAFSGPLVFGTAGLRAALGPGPNRMNRVVVRRAAAGVAAHALDLAKGAYAPRAVVGFDARRNSRVFAEETAAIFTAAGLQTFLMPSELPTPVLAYAVRALECEVGIMVTASHNPPEDNGYKVYLGGRAVEETARGVQIVAPHDADIARHIAAVERIELADEGWSVLPESIETDYVASVVALADAQTFPARDLKIVLTPMHGVGGRTAQNVLASAGFENVFVVPEQAEPDPAFPTVEFPNPEEAGALDLALAAAAEQDADLVLANDPDADRMAAAAKDPATGEWRMLRGDETGALLGLHLAHRLSAARETSGPGSAGNSSAGNPGNPVFANSIVSSRLLSRIAEAAGVEHAQTLTGFKWISRVPNLAYGYEEALGYCVAPELVRDKDGLSAALLLAEFAAACRAEGRTLFDVLDELALVHGLHVSDQLSVRVASLGLLGAMMNRLREAPPSSFAGSDLVVAEDLAEGANLPPTDGLLYVTRDETRVIIRPSGTEPKLKCYLEVIEPVDSAAELTEAKTTSRTRLDAVIRDVEEALGL, encoded by the coding sequence ATGGACCTCTTCACGCAGGCCCGCGAGTGGGCTGCCCAGGACCCGGACCAGGAAACCCGCACGGAACTTGAGCAGCTGCTCGCCCGCGCCGGGAACGACGACGACGCCGGCCAGGCAGCTGCCCTGCAGCAGCTCGAGGACGCCTTCAGCGGGCCGCTGGTTTTCGGGACGGCCGGCCTGCGTGCCGCCCTCGGCCCCGGCCCCAACCGGATGAACCGGGTGGTGGTGCGGCGTGCCGCCGCCGGCGTTGCGGCCCACGCGCTCGACCTGGCCAAGGGCGCCTACGCGCCGCGCGCCGTCGTCGGCTTCGATGCGCGGCGCAACTCGCGCGTCTTCGCCGAGGAAACCGCGGCCATCTTCACTGCCGCAGGCCTGCAAACCTTCCTGATGCCCTCTGAGCTCCCGACGCCGGTGCTCGCCTACGCGGTTCGCGCCCTGGAGTGCGAGGTCGGCATCATGGTGACCGCGAGTCACAACCCGCCGGAGGACAACGGGTACAAGGTGTACCTCGGTGGGCGTGCCGTGGAGGAAACCGCGCGCGGCGTCCAGATCGTCGCGCCGCATGACGCCGACATCGCGAGGCACATCGCGGCCGTCGAGCGGATTGAGCTCGCGGACGAGGGCTGGAGCGTCCTCCCCGAGAGCATCGAGACCGACTACGTGGCGTCTGTGGTGGCCCTTGCGGATGCCCAGACTTTCCCGGCCCGGGATCTGAAGATCGTGCTGACGCCGATGCACGGAGTCGGGGGTCGCACGGCCCAGAATGTGCTGGCGTCCGCCGGATTCGAGAACGTGTTCGTGGTCCCCGAGCAGGCTGAGCCGGACCCGGCCTTCCCCACCGTCGAGTTCCCCAACCCTGAGGAAGCCGGAGCGCTGGACCTTGCCCTGGCGGCCGCCGCCGAGCAGGACGCAGACCTGGTCCTGGCCAATGATCCCGACGCCGACCGCATGGCCGCCGCCGCCAAGGATCCGGCAACGGGTGAATGGCGGATGCTCCGCGGAGACGAGACCGGCGCACTGCTGGGCCTGCACCTGGCGCACCGGCTTTCTGCAGCACGAGAAACAAGCGGACCCGGCAGCGCGGGCAACTCCAGCGCGGGCAACCCCGGCAACCCGGTCTTCGCCAACTCCATCGTGTCCTCCCGCCTGTTGTCCCGGATCGCCGAGGCTGCAGGAGTTGAGCACGCGCAAACGCTGACAGGCTTCAAATGGATCTCCCGTGTGCCGAACCTGGCCTATGGCTACGAGGAGGCACTCGGCTATTGCGTCGCGCCGGAGCTGGTGCGGGACAAGGACGGGCTATCGGCGGCGCTCCTGTTGGCCGAGTTCGCCGCGGCCTGCCGGGCTGAAGGCAGAACCCTGTTCGACGTCCTCGACGAGCTCGCCCTCGTCCACGGGCTGCACGTCAGCGACCAACTGTCTGTGCGTGTCGCCAGCCTGGGCTTGCTGGGAGCGATGATGAATCGCCTTCGGGAGGCACCGCCGTCGTCATTTGCGGGCTCCGACTTGGTGGTCGCCGAGGACCTGGCGGAGGGTGCCAACCTGCCGCCGACCGATGGGCTGCTGTACGTGACTCGCGACGAGACGCGCGTGATCATCCGGCCCAGCGGCACCGAGCCCAAGCTGAAGTGCTACCTCGAGGTGATCGAGCCCGTGGATTCCGCGGCGGAACTGACCGAGGCGAAAACAACATCGCGGACCAGGCTTGATGCCGTGATCCGCGATGTCGAGGAAGCGCTCGGGCTCTAG
- a CDS encoding FAD-dependent oxidoreductase, with product MSVPERIVVVGFGPVAARFIDVLEPSVASGDVQLTVIGSEPEAAYNRVLVADVGVGRTSEDSITLSDPSRLAGLGAEVLLGSGVRRIDRARQQIQLDDGTVHPYDRLVLATGARPVIPYLAGLNPDPLRPTLPTGVTALRDLADARELRSVVERRGDVVILGGGILGLEAALAAAKEGARVTVVHHGDYPLARNIDDGGGRVLSSALRAQGVRLVSGAKAVGLEHDDDGVFTGLRLDDGRLVSGDLLVLSCGVRPRIELAEGAGLPVDSGILVGHSLQAHHDEHVYAIGDCAEVRCASASCVECRRNTAPSGLIGPGWRQAEWLAEAFVAELTGSAGSPAVASEYVEAVLPPVVMLKARGLDAVMAGDVSADPWAAHDDGTAVALWADPQQGRYAKMITRDGVLQGLVCVGMPRTGAELVLLFESGGVLPADRSSLLRLDGAEEAAAPSSSSSDPAAVVCRCAGVSRGSIEQAAVVGCSTVAEVSASTRAGTGCGGCHSDIKAIIEQHFQPAAV from the coding sequence ATGAGCGTTCCCGAGCGGATTGTGGTGGTGGGTTTCGGCCCCGTCGCGGCGAGGTTCATCGACGTCCTTGAACCGTCCGTTGCCTCCGGGGACGTGCAGCTGACGGTGATCGGTTCCGAGCCGGAGGCAGCGTACAACCGCGTGCTGGTTGCCGACGTCGGGGTGGGCCGGACCTCCGAGGATTCGATCACGTTGAGCGACCCCTCGCGGCTGGCCGGGCTCGGGGCCGAAGTGCTGCTCGGGTCCGGTGTCCGCCGGATCGACCGGGCGCGGCAGCAGATCCAGCTCGACGACGGCACCGTCCATCCCTATGACCGACTGGTTCTGGCGACCGGTGCACGCCCGGTCATCCCGTACCTCGCCGGGCTGAACCCCGATCCCCTTCGCCCGACCTTGCCGACCGGCGTCACGGCGCTGCGGGACCTGGCCGACGCGCGTGAGTTGCGCTCCGTCGTCGAACGCCGGGGCGACGTGGTGATTCTTGGCGGCGGCATTCTGGGCCTTGAGGCGGCGCTGGCCGCGGCGAAGGAAGGCGCTCGGGTCACCGTGGTGCATCACGGCGACTATCCGCTGGCCCGCAACATTGACGACGGCGGCGGCCGGGTGCTGTCCTCCGCTCTCCGTGCGCAGGGGGTGCGGCTGGTGTCGGGTGCCAAGGCTGTTGGCCTCGAGCACGACGACGACGGCGTGTTCACCGGATTGCGCCTGGACGATGGCCGGCTGGTGTCCGGGGACCTGCTGGTGCTGTCCTGCGGTGTACGGCCTCGGATTGAACTTGCCGAGGGTGCGGGGCTGCCCGTTGATTCGGGGATCCTCGTGGGGCACTCGCTGCAGGCGCACCACGACGAGCATGTGTACGCCATCGGTGACTGTGCCGAGGTGCGGTGCGCGTCGGCGTCGTGCGTTGAGTGTAGGCGGAACACGGCGCCGTCTGGCCTGATCGGGCCGGGATGGCGGCAGGCCGAGTGGCTGGCGGAGGCGTTCGTTGCCGAGTTGACCGGTTCTGCTGGTTCGCCGGCCGTCGCTTCCGAGTATGTGGAGGCGGTGTTGCCGCCGGTGGTGATGCTGAAGGCACGCGGACTGGACGCAGTGATGGCCGGCGATGTCTCGGCCGACCCCTGGGCAGCGCACGACGACGGAACCGCCGTCGCACTCTGGGCCGACCCGCAGCAGGGACGTTACGCGAAGATGATCACCCGGGATGGTGTGCTGCAGGGCCTCGTGTGCGTCGGAATGCCGCGCACGGGAGCCGAGCTGGTGCTCCTGTTCGAGAGCGGCGGGGTGCTGCCCGCCGACCGGTCGAGCCTGCTGCGGCTGGACGGGGCCGAGGAGGCGGCGGCGCCGTCGTCGTCATCGTCCGACCCTGCCGCGGTGGTGTGCCGGTGTGCGGGGGTGAGCCGGGGCAGTATCGAGCAGGCCGCCGTCGTCGGCTGTTCGACGGTGGCGGAAGTGTCGGCGTCCACGAGGGCCGGCACGGGCTGTGGGGGCTGCCACAGCGACATCAAGGCGATCATCGAGCAGCACTTCCAGCCTGCCGCCGTCTAG